The nucleotide window CCGTATCCCTCAAGCGCTGTGAAAAATTGTTCAGGATCAAGGTCAGGATTTTCTAAGATAGAAACGACATGATTGGCAAGTTTATTGGCTTCTGCAAGAGAAAGGCCAAAAGAATCCAAAGTGTTAATCAAGTCATCCTTGGCTTCCATGAAGTAGTGTTCCGCAATAGCGAATTCAAGTTCTTCGATATATTCATAGTTTTCGATTGAATCATCATAAGAATTCAGGAAAGCTTCCAATTCTTCAATTGATCCAAATTCATAGGTTTCAAGAAGCGTTTGCAGGTTTTCGTCAGTGATAGGAGTCATTTCTTCAGTATATAGCCATTCTGATACACTGAAATATAAATCCTCATAAAAAACGAATTCATCCAATGTGGTGTCGGTTTCTTCAAGGAACTGGTTGAATTCTTCTTCTGTCATTCCATATTCGGCAAGCAACTCTTGGAGGTTTTCCTCATCCAAGACAGGTCCCAGATATTCAATTAAATCTTCTAAATCTTCAAATTCTTCTAAAGAATAATCATGCCAGTGTGTTAAATAGGCAACGAAATCCTCCTCAGACATACCAATTTCCTGCAGGTAATTTTGGAACTCTTGATCCTTAGGATCGACCGCGGCAAGTGCAGCAAATGGAAGCAGTCCCAACGTCAATGTGAAAGCCAAGATAATAGATAAAACACGCTTCAAGTAACTCTTCCTCCTACAATTCATATATACTACAAAAGTATTATATAACCTTTCAGAAAAAACAGATAGTGGATATTTTTGTAAAAATATTACTTTTTTTCAGGTGAATCTATTGACAAATTCATGTCTGTACTCCTCTTATTCATTTTGAGTGGATTACTATTAAACTCCGATAGCTCATCGCAAGAATATTGAGCAAGATTAATCGTTTGAATGACGACTTTTCCAACAAGAATGATTAGTAAGATACATCCAATAGTTGGTTCTTAATAGGGGTCATGTAAATACCTGTTCAATAGCTTCTGTGTCTTTCATATAAGAAACTTAATGAAAAATCCCTTCAACAAGTTATTATCCTGAAAAATCGGGTAAATAGTATTTAACACTAAACCCCAAATAAAGGCAGGGATGGTTGATGAAAAACGACAAGAACTCTAATTATTATAAACAAGAAGCGAACTTGAATATGTACATGGATACCATTCATGATGCAGACAATACGGAGATGATACTGATCCGTGAAAAAACAAGGTATACGGATGGGGCAAACAGAATCATTCAAAAGGTGCAGAATGAATTTCTAGAGAAAAGAAGAGAAGAAGAAATTGACTTGGCGCTCAAAAACAAGAATAAGGAAAGATTCATGGAATTGACTTCTGATAATTGGAAGGATGCTTTGTAAGGTGAAACGGAATAAAATTTGGATTATATAAAAAGCCTGAGACCAAAGAATATCAATGGTTTCAGGCTTTTATTGTAAAAGAAAGTACTGGTCCAACTCCACAACTTAGTGTGAGGAATTAGAAGCTTCGGCTTTGATTAATTGATTTAACTGGAAAAAACCGACTGGAATTTCCAGTTCGCCAATAAAATCTGAAAATCGCTAATAAAGTTGTGAACTTCGCCAATAAAATGAAAACGGCCTTAATCTTTTTGCAGGATAATAGCTTACTAATGTTCCAATTTGAGTTTCCTGCCCTTCACAAGCTAGATTAATCAACAATCTCTAACAATTGCTCCTTTAACTTTCTTTTAGCGCCACTTCGCCACTGTTTCACAGCTGAAAAGGAGACTTGTTCTCTTTCAGCAATTTCTTTTATAGACAAAAAATCAACACACGTATAGATAACCCATTTAGTTTCCTTCTCAGTCAGCGTTCCGCAATAACTAAGAAGAAATTCTACCTCAAACGGACTGCCTGAGTTTTGGTCCACGATTGTTTCCCAATATTCTTCCTTCGGAAAGACACTTCTTTCTTCATATTTATTGCTCCGGTTCATTTCATTAAGGATCTGTCCCTTAATAAAGCTATATGCGTAATTTGAGAACGCGCCTTTAACCGGATCAAAAGCTTCAGCTGCTTCCCAGAGTGCTACCAATCCTATATGGAAATACTCTTTTTGGTTTTTATAGATGTGCAAGGTACGAATGATTTTATGAATCATTGGTTCATACTGTTTAGCTAATTGGTCAAAATTATCCATTTGCAATCCTTCCTGGATCGCGCGCGACTGACTTATATTCCCGGGTAGCTTTAAGATACTTTGGAAAGTGGGAGTTGAGCCAATCGCAAAAAATCAATTTTGGATACAAAAAAGCTCAATAAAGAGCCTATTTTGCATCCAAAAATCAATTTTTAAGAGTTATTAGACAACTTCATGAATAAAGAGTATAAAAATGAGTTTTCCATTAAATTGTGAATATTGTTTGTCAACCTAAGAAAAATATTTTTTGGGGTTGGCAGGGAAGGTTAGCACTATTCATGTATATGAAAAGAACGGTTAATGGAGGTAATCTAAAGGATAATTGCAAAATTCAAAGGGATTTATGAAAAATAGCATATATTATACAGAAAAAACATTTTTTTGACAATATTCCATAAGATTCATTATTTTAGAGGAACATTTAAAGCTGATTTACATATAAAAGGAAGAATTTATATAATAATACCAGTAGGGGTTAAAGGGGTGAGATGAAGAAATCCAATAAAAATAAAGATGCCCTCGGGAAAAAGTCTTGGTGGACTCCCGAGGACAAGTGTTGGGTATACCAACTATGTTAGTATACCTTTTCTTATCAAATAATCAATAGATTTTAAAAGGAGAGGATACGATGGACGTGTTATCGGAATACATACTCAATGAAGAATCAGTGCTATTGACTGGAGAATATCATGTGAATGGAAAGCTATATGCTAGGGTGATCCATGGGGAAGAAACATTCCTGGTTGATATGAGACCATTAAAAATTATCGATGAAACGATGATAGGTGTTGGTTCTAATTTTAAAACAGGCCGCAAAAGTGCGAGAAGACTGCTGGGCGATGTCAGTATGTGCCCAATTAAGGTTAACTGCAATCTGGGAATCTGGTTATTCCCGACCAAGTCATACAATGATGATTTTTGCATATGGTTCTCTTTGATGCATGTAAAAGGGACAAAAGCTCTGGGAATACGCAGAACAGAAGTTGAATTGAGCTATGGTCATAAGGTCATCATACAAATGAAAGAATCCGCCTTTAACCAAAGAAGGAAAAAGGCTGAAGAACTAAGAGAAAAGATGACAAAGAACTCAAAAGGTTCTCTAACGTTTTTTGTAGAATCAAAGAAAGGGATTGAGATGATAGAGGGAGAGGGGGTTAAGCGGTATACACTTAATTAGGAGTAACGAAAAAGGTCAAATCGTACCCTTATGGAGCAGCATCGCCTCTCATAAGGTAACGAAAAAGGTCAAATCGTACCCTTATGCAGCAGCATCGCCATTCATAAGGTAACGAAAAAGGTCAAATCGTACCCTTATGGAGCAGCATCGCCTCTCATAAGGTAACGAAAAAGGTCAAATCGTACCCTTATGCAGCAGCATCGCCATTCATAAGGTAACGAAAAAGGTCAAATCGTACCCTTATGCAGCAGTATCGCCATTCATAAGGTAACGAAAAAGGTCAAATCGTACCCTTATGCAGCAGCATCGCCACTCATAAGGTAACGAAAAAGGTCAAATCGTACCCTTATGCAGCAGCATCGTCTCTCATAAGGTAACGAAAAAGGTCAAATCGTACCCTTATGCAGCAGCATCGCCACTCATAAGGTAACGAAAAAGGTCAAATCGTACCCTTATGCAGCAGTATCTCGCCCATATAATTTTTTATTTGACCTTTATGTTGCATGAGAGAGTAGATGAAAAATGTAGTCCAACACAAAAACCATTGAAAGCGATTTCTATGTACGGTATACTGCAAATAAGTTAATATTCGTGATGGAGTCGGGGAGAATCACACAGACAAATCCTATTACTAGGGCAGTTTCTGTAGGGGTTCTCCTCTTTTTAATTACAGGGGGGATTATGGGATGGAGAAATACATTTTATCACTGGATCAGGGCACGACAAGCTCACGGGCGATTCTTTTCAATAAAAAGGGTAAGATTGTCCATGTGGCACAAAAAGAATTTACTCAATTGTTCCCTAAGCCAGGCTGGGTGGAACATAATGCGAATGAAATCTGGGGTTCGATTTTGGCGGTGATTGCTAGTGTTCTTACGGAATCAAATATTAAGCCTGAGGAGATAGCCGGAATAGGGATCACGAATCAGCGGGAAACGACGGTCGTCTGGGATAAGGAAACAGGAGTGCCTGTCTACAATGCGATTGTCTGGCAATCGAGACAGACGAGCCAGATTTGTGATGAGTTAAAAGCGGCAGGACACAATGACCTTTTCAGGAAAAAAACAGGTCTGTTGATCGATGCTTATTTTTCAGGAACGAAAGTGAAATGGATCCTGGATCATGTCGACGGAGCAAGGGAGAAAGCGGAAGCAGGAAAGCTGATGTTCGGAACGATCGATACATGGCTGATCTGGAAGTTATCTGGTGGGCAGGCTCACGTAACGGATTACAGCAATGCCTCGCGTACGCTGATGTTTAATATCCATGACCTCAAATGGGACGAAGAGCTCCTACAAATCCTCGGTGTTCCAGCATCTATGCTGCCGGAGGTTCGCCAATCGTCTGAAGTCTATGCCAAAACGGCACCGCATCACTTCTTTGGGCAGGAAATCCCAATCGCCGGGGCTGCAGGTGACCAGCAGGCTGCACTGTTCGGGCAGGCGTGCTTCGAGGAAGGTATGGGAAAAAATACGTATGGCACTGGCTGCTTCATGCTGATGAATACAGGTGAAAAAGCGGTACAGTCTGAACACGGTTTATTGACAACAATTTCCTGGGGCCTGAACGGAAAGGTAGAATACGCGCTCGAAGGCAGTATTTTCGTGGCCGGATCAGCGCTACAGTGGCTCCGGGATGGATTGAGGATGCTAAAGCATGCGAGCGATAGTGAGACGTATGCTGAAAAGGTGGAGTCCACTGACGGAGTTTATGTGGTTCCAGCCTTCGTTGGACTGGGAACTCCTTATTGGGACAGTGACGTCAGAGGGGCAGTATTTGGCCTGACCCGCGGAACTAGCAAGGAACACTTCGTTCGCGCGACCCTGGAGTCCCTTGCCTATCAGACAAGGGATGTGCTGACCGCGATGGAGGCAGACTCAGGTATTGAGCTAAAAACACTGCGTGTCGATGGCGGTGCCGTGAAAAACAACTTCCTGATGAACTTCCAAAGCGATATCCTCAACGTTCCTGTCGAAAGACCTGTAGTCAACGAGACAACCGCACTTGGTGCAGCATATTTGGCAGGACTCGCGGTTGGCTATTGGGCTGATCAGAAGGAAATTGCTTCCCAGTGGGCGATTGACCGTGCATTTGAACCGAAGATGTCTGAGGATAGCCGCGAGCAGTTATACAGAGGCTGGAAAAAAGCCGTCAACGCTACGATGGCGTTTAAATAATGTAAACTTTTTAAATAGAGTTAGCTAAAGAGACCAAGTGCATTACTGTCTAATGGGTAATGTTTCTTGGGCTCTTTTTGTTTATGAATCTGGATGAAGATAGGTATGAATCCGGGAATTTGATTTGAATAATAACTAATGCTCGTTAGATCCAGAATATGGTCCGCATGAAATTTCTATATTCCACAGCTGTATGACAAATCATTCTCCTTTTATTAAAAAAGTCGTATGACTTTTAATAAAAATTAATAAATATTTCTACTGGGAGGGATTATTCATGGCAGTTTTAGTTACTGGTGGTGCTGGTTATATTGGGAGTCACACTGTATTGGAGCTAATAAAACTCGGGGAGAAAGTAGTGGTCATAGATAATCTCCAAAATGGGCATAAGGAGGCTTTATTTAATGAAGCGAAGTTTTTCGAAGGGGATTTAAGGGATTCTGTATTCCTTGATCGAGTTTTCGCCGAAAAGATTGATACAGTAGTACATTTTGCGGCTGATTCTCTTGTTGGCGAAAGTATGGAAGATCCGCTTAAGTATTTTGACAATAATGTCGGCGGCGCAATTTCACTTTTAAAAGCGATGTCAAAACACAAAGTAAAGAAGATGGTTTTCTCTTCGACTGCAGCGGTTTATGGGGAACCAGACCTAATGCCAATACCTGAAACATTGCAGACCAACCCTACCAATCCTTATGGGGAAACGAAGCTGGTAATCGAAAAAATGCTCCAATGGTCTGAATGGGCTTATGGTATTAAGCATGTTGTCCTCAGGTATTTTAATGTTGCCGGTGCCGATCTAGATGGCAAGCTTGGCGAAGACCACGTGCCTGAGACACACCTGATTCCAATCGTATTGCAGGTCGCGCTTGGCAAACGTGAAAAAATCATGATTTTCGGGGATGACTATGATACAGCGGATGGCTCCTGCATTCGTGATTATATTCATGTGACGGACCTTGCTGATGCTCATATTCTCGCCATTAAAAGACTGCGCGAGGGCGGAACAAGTTCTGTTTATAATCTCGGGAATGGCAACGGCTTCTCTGTAAAAGAAGTGATAGAGATTTCACGTGAAATTACAGGCAAGAAGATTCCTGCTGAAGTTGCCCCAAGACGTGAGGGAGACCCGGCAAGCCTTGTTGCTTCTTCGGGAAAAGCGGCAGACGAACTCGGCTGGAAACCCAAATACACAGCACTTAATACAATGATTAACAGCGCTTGGAATTGGTTTCAAAAGCATCCAGGGGGCTACGCTGGTAAATAGAACAATTGGACAGAATATTGATTGCGAATGAAATGAAGAAATAGTAAGGGTATGATCAGATAAGCTACCGTTCAAATAATGGACGATAGCTTGTTTTTTGGCAAAATTAAATACCCGCGGGGTATGAAAAAGTGTTCTAAGATTTTATAATGGAAGCAAGAAAAAGTTTCTTGTCGAAAAGGGTGAACTTTTCCATGGCGCTAAATAACCGGAAAGTGAAAATCCTCAACAGTTTATTCCATTTGTCTACCCCGGTAAATATTCATGTTTTAGTGGAGAATTACAATATCTCGAGATGTACAATTTATCGCGACATCAAGGATATCTCAGCATGGCTGGCGGAATCCAATCTGCAGCCTGTCCATCATAAGTTGAGCGAAGGTTTTTACTTGAATTCTGCCGAAAAACATCTTATCAAGGAAAAAATCGGGCGACTGGCACTGGATCGTGAATATCACCGTTCGCCACAGGAGAGAAGAGCATGGATCGGAGTACTTCTGCTGACCAGAGAGCACCCTGTTTTTCAGGGGGAGTTGATGACCAAGCTAAATGTCAGTCGAAGCACGATTTCACGTGATATTGAAGAATTAAAGATAAAGCTGGCTAGGCACAATCTGGACCTTCAGTTGGACAAGGGTGAAGGGTATCATATTGCAGGGATAGAACAGGATAAACGGCGAAGCCTTGTCCATTTTCTGGGACGTATTCATCCAGATAAAGAAAGTCACTGGCTGGTGAATGAGACCCCTAGTGAATTTGAAAAAAAGAGCTGTCCCGACCAGATCTTTGCTTCGCCTGATGCTGCAATTATTTACAGGATTATTCTGCAATCAGAAAAATTTCTTAATATCCAGTATCCGGATGACATTATTGAAATCCTCAGCATTCATCTGCTTTTCTTATTAAAGCGCTACCGTCAGGGAAAGATGATGAAAATGGATTCTATGGAAAAAATCATCCTTAAGCCTTCTGACGAGTACGAGGCTGCCCGTTTTATCGGTGAAAGAATGGAAGACGAATTCGAGCTGGTTATCCCGGATGATGAACTTTGCTATCTTTCGGTTTGCTTGATGGAGGTGAAAAATGAGGAATATTGCCCAGGCAGCCCTGGTGAGGCGGAGCTTGCGAGATTAAAAAAGCTAATTGAAAAGATGGTCAATGACTTTGAAGATGATTTCCATCTCTCCTTCAGGGATCGTGATGTGCTCGAACGCAGTTTGTATTTTCATTTGAAATCTGCCTATTACCGCATTGTTTACGGACTTGAGGTTGATAACCTCCTAGCTGAAGGCATCATCAGCAACTATCCAGAGTTGTTCAATGAAACTAAAAAGGTGATACATCACCTGGAAAATGCAATCGGCAAAGAGGTTTCCCAGGATGAAATCGCACTGATTGCCATGCATTTTGGCGGGTGGATTGAACGGTATATTCAATAAAAAAACGTGGCTGCGTCAGCCACGTTTTTGCTTATAGTCTTTTAGCACCAATGAACCTTGGCTTCCAATATGAATTGTTAAGATTGGCGATTGAAACACCGTTTGAAGTTGCAGAGTGAATCATCTGTCCATTGCCAATGTAAATTGCTACGTGAGTAACTTTCTTTCCGCCGCTGGTTGCATAGAATAATAGGTCACCAGGCTGGTATGAAGTAACTTTGGTGCCTACGTTATACATTTCTCCAGCAGTTCGGGGCAATGTAACACCAGCTTTTGCAAATGAATAAGTCACCAATCCTGAACAGTCAAACCCATTGGGATTATTACCGCCCCATTTATACTTAACTCCCAGATTACTTTTGGCAGCAGAGATCGCTGTAGCTTTATAGTTAGCTGGCTTGGAAACTGGTGCTTTGGCAGCTGTTTTTGGTGCAAGGTATTTTGAGCTTACATAACCTGCTTTTCCTTTTGCTGAAACTTTCGCCCAGCCATTTAATTGGGAAGAAACGGTTACTACTTCATTTTTTGAAAGAGTGCTAACAACTTTTCCGGAAGTGGAAGGATTGTTGCGCATATTTAACGTTCCAGAATTAATTTTAACATAATAGGTAGTTCCAGAGGCAGAGGCTTTATCGATAGACGGAACGACAGTAGCTAGTAAAGTGAAGAGCAACATAGAAGTCAAGATTCTCTTAAGCAAGTAATTTACCCCCGTTTGTTAAAAGTTAAACCTAGTATATAGCGAAAGGGGTTACAAACAAATAACGGGATAATTACATTTATATTACAATTTGCGACAATATTTCCAAGTAATATGACGAACTAAGAATATAAAAGTCCTGAAAATATAGGGAAATGAGACAGAAGGTAATTAAGGGGGAACTGGTGAGGGAAGTGAACCAAGGAGGCTATTCTATTTATCTTAAACAAAATTGAAAGACTGCTATTATTTGAAATATAGATAGGTACATTATAGCAGTCTTTCTTTTACACTATTTAAGTTCATTACTGATAAATTCACTCCATTTTCGTTATCCATTAATCTTTTGCTTTATTGATTGATTGCTGATGACAGTTAACAATAAAAATTTTTCCTCCGGGCTCAACATGCTCCAGCTTCCTGCTTTTACTTTCATTTCAACCATTCCTTCTTTAACTGTATTTTTTTACTGTTAATACTTGTAATCCTTATATACCGCCCTTTTCAGAAAAACAAACAACAAAAGTTTCTACAAATTACCAGAAGGAATTACACGCTTACCCTCCACTTTTGTCGAAAGGGGAAATTATTGTTAAAACAAGGTCGAAAATCATCATAAAAAGACAATGAATTTGAACCGAAATTTGGACGATGATGCAATTATGTTTATATATGGTGCAATTTTTCCACATGACCGTGCAAATATTGTTTAGAAGCGTGCAATTAAAAGGTGTGAGTGTGAAATTATCTAATACCTAGCATAAAGACCCTTGGCTAGAACCGAGTTTTATCATGCTCGTTAAGATGTTTTCTCTGCTTCCTTCTCCGTCCGAGGACCTAGAAGACATTACAGACAGGGTCTGTGGTAAAATAGCTGGTTTTGCAGTAATGTATGAGGGAGAAAACATTTTTTAACAGTGATTGAAACATTCTGTGTCTCCTATTCGTATAAAATAGGAAGATTTAAAAACAGGAGTCGATATTAATGAATAAATTCCTTTTACGATTCATGCAAACCGGAGCGGCAATTCCATTTTCCGCGTTTATCTGGCTGCTGGCCTTTGCTGGTTTTGACCAGTCGTTCTGGATGTCGTCACTTTATGGGTTTATTGGCGGTGGCTTCATGTTTCTTGGATTAGGTTATTATCTTGAACGAAGAGTTCTTGAAAAAAACAGGCTCACTAAGAAGGAATACAAATATATACAGAGAAATCTTAAAGAAGCGAATGGAAAGATCAACAAAATCCAGAAATCACTCTTTTCGATCCGCCATATCCGTTCTCTGAGGCAAAGAATGGAGCTTTTGCGTCTAGTGAAAAACATCCAGAAGCTAAGCAATCGGGAACCGAGGAGGTTTTTCCAGGCTGAACAGTTTTACTTTTCACATCTTGACTCAATTATGGAACTAAGCGAGAGGTACGCGTTCCTTTCTTCGCAGCCCGGAAAAAACCGTGAGCTGGAGCGATCTTTATATGATACACAGGATACATTAAAGGAACTTACCAAAATCGTTGAGAAAGATTTAAGTTATATGCTGGCTGATGATATTGACCATCTGAATTTTGAAATTGACGTAGCTAAGCATTCCATCAAGAAGCTAAATGATATTCCTGATGAAACCAGGAGGTTAAAATAATGACTGAAAACAATTCGAATTTATTAAAAAATACCGGCAATATTATGGATGATATATTAACAAACCCATTTGGTGATACACCGGAAATGCAGCTGCAGCCAAGCCCGCAGCAACAGGGGAGTAAACCGGTGAAGCTGATTGATGTCATACCGGAAGAAAATCGACAGAGAGCCTACCAATTAGCTGAGCAGATTGACCCGAAAAACCACCAGGCGATGATCCAATACGGTACTCAGGCACAAGGAAAGTTACTGACTTTTTCCCATGCGATGCTTGAGCATGTCCAAAAAAAGGATGTCGGTGAAGTTGGGGAGATCATCAATGATTTGATGAAGCACCTTCACAATATGAACCCAGAGGAGCTAAGCGCCGATAAACCATCATTCTTTGCGCGGATGTTTGGTAAGCTTTCGGGATCTGTCCAGGAAATTCTCTCGAAGTATCAGAAGACAGGGACCCAAATTGACCGGATCAGCGTGAAATTGGACCGAAGCAAAAATGTACTGCTTTCTGACATAGGCATGCTTGAAAAGTTATATGAAACAAATAAAGAATATTTCAACGCCCTGAACATCTACATCGCTGCTGGGGAGCTGAAGCTAGAGGAGCTTCATGAAAAGACAATTCCGCAGTTAAAGAAAGAAGCAGAAGCTTCCCAGGACCAGATGAA belongs to Mesobacillus subterraneus and includes:
- a CDS encoding processed acidic surface protein codes for the protein MKRVLSIILAFTLTLGLLPFAALAAVDPKDQEFQNYLQEIGMSEEDFVAYLTHWHDYSLEEFEDLEDLIEYLGPVLDEENLQELLAEYGMTEEEFNQFLEETDTTLDEFVFYEDLYFSVSEWLYTEEMTPITDENLQTLLETYEFGSIEELEAFLNSYDDSIENYEYIEELEFAIAEHYFMEAKDDLINTLDSFGLSLAEANKLANHVVSILENPDLDPEQFFTALEGYGARLMDFPEFDSASELSAEDIAEFIDIWDGMLTLLDLKVEYYLVKDGVTTPVSFASLMQMNSTNGADLMIKIYSTNGDLLADMVITKEMFDSEFIEETGENIEDTTDAAEEVKKAADEVAKAEKKAPAAKAPAKTVKGGKLPNTASDYLQNTMAGLAMILLGAIVFRKVKATRA
- a CDS encoding IDEAL domain-containing protein, with product MKNDKNSNYYKQEANLNMYMDTIHDADNTEMILIREKTRYTDGANRIIQKVQNEFLEKRREEEIDLALKNKNKERFMELTSDNWKDAL
- a CDS encoding sigma-70 family RNA polymerase sigma factor; amino-acid sequence: MDNFDQLAKQYEPMIHKIIRTLHIYKNQKEYFHIGLVALWEAAEAFDPVKGAFSNYAYSFIKGQILNEMNRSNKYEERSVFPKEEYWETIVDQNSGSPFEVEFLLSYCGTLTEKETKWVIYTCVDFLSIKEIAEREQVSFSAVKQWRSGAKRKLKEQLLEIVD
- a CDS encoding competence protein ComK, with protein sequence MDVLSEYILNEESVLLTGEYHVNGKLYARVIHGEETFLVDMRPLKIIDETMIGVGSNFKTGRKSARRLLGDVSMCPIKVNCNLGIWLFPTKSYNDDFCIWFSLMHVKGTKALGIRRTEVELSYGHKVIIQMKESAFNQRRKKAEELREKMTKNSKGSLTFFVESKKGIEMIEGEGVKRYTLN
- the glpK gene encoding glycerol kinase GlpK — translated: MEKYILSLDQGTTSSRAILFNKKGKIVHVAQKEFTQLFPKPGWVEHNANEIWGSILAVIASVLTESNIKPEEIAGIGITNQRETTVVWDKETGVPVYNAIVWQSRQTSQICDELKAAGHNDLFRKKTGLLIDAYFSGTKVKWILDHVDGAREKAEAGKLMFGTIDTWLIWKLSGGQAHVTDYSNASRTLMFNIHDLKWDEELLQILGVPASMLPEVRQSSEVYAKTAPHHFFGQEIPIAGAAGDQQAALFGQACFEEGMGKNTYGTGCFMLMNTGEKAVQSEHGLLTTISWGLNGKVEYALEGSIFVAGSALQWLRDGLRMLKHASDSETYAEKVESTDGVYVVPAFVGLGTPYWDSDVRGAVFGLTRGTSKEHFVRATLESLAYQTRDVLTAMEADSGIELKTLRVDGGAVKNNFLMNFQSDILNVPVERPVVNETTALGAAYLAGLAVGYWADQKEIASQWAIDRAFEPKMSEDSREQLYRGWKKAVNATMAFK
- the galE gene encoding UDP-glucose 4-epimerase GalE → MAVLVTGGAGYIGSHTVLELIKLGEKVVVIDNLQNGHKEALFNEAKFFEGDLRDSVFLDRVFAEKIDTVVHFAADSLVGESMEDPLKYFDNNVGGAISLLKAMSKHKVKKMVFSSTAAVYGEPDLMPIPETLQTNPTNPYGETKLVIEKMLQWSEWAYGIKHVVLRYFNVAGADLDGKLGEDHVPETHLIPIVLQVALGKREKIMIFGDDYDTADGSCIRDYIHVTDLADAHILAIKRLREGGTSSVYNLGNGNGFSVKEVIEISREITGKKIPAEVAPRREGDPASLVASSGKAADELGWKPKYTALNTMINSAWNWFQKHPGGYAGK
- a CDS encoding BglG family transcription antiterminator; this encodes MALNNRKVKILNSLFHLSTPVNIHVLVENYNISRCTIYRDIKDISAWLAESNLQPVHHKLSEGFYLNSAEKHLIKEKIGRLALDREYHRSPQERRAWIGVLLLTREHPVFQGELMTKLNVSRSTISRDIEELKIKLARHNLDLQLDKGEGYHIAGIEQDKRRSLVHFLGRIHPDKESHWLVNETPSEFEKKSCPDQIFASPDAAIIYRIILQSEKFLNIQYPDDIIEILSIHLLFLLKRYRQGKMMKMDSMEKIILKPSDEYEAARFIGERMEDEFELVIPDDELCYLSVCLMEVKNEEYCPGSPGEAELARLKKLIEKMVNDFEDDFHLSFRDRDVLERSLYFHLKSAYYRIVYGLEVDNLLAEGIISNYPELFNETKKVIHHLENAIGKEVSQDEIALIAMHFGGWIERYIQ
- a CDS encoding C40 family peptidase is translated as MLKRILTSMLLFTLLATVVPSIDKASASGTTYYVKINSGTLNMRNNPSTSGKVVSTLSKNEVVTVSSQLNGWAKVSAKGKAGYVSSKYLAPKTAAKAPVSKPANYKATAISAAKSNLGVKYKWGGNNPNGFDCSGLVTYSFAKAGVTLPRTAGEMYNVGTKVTSYQPGDLLFYATSGGKKVTHVAIYIGNGQMIHSATSNGVSIANLNNSYWKPRFIGAKRL
- a CDS encoding 5-bromo-4-chloroindolyl phosphate hydrolysis family protein, whose translation is MNKFLLRFMQTGAAIPFSAFIWLLAFAGFDQSFWMSSLYGFIGGGFMFLGLGYYLERRVLEKNRLTKKEYKYIQRNLKEANGKINKIQKSLFSIRHIRSLRQRMELLRLVKNIQKLSNREPRRFFQAEQFYFSHLDSIMELSERYAFLSSQPGKNRELERSLYDTQDTLKELTKIVEKDLSYMLADDIDHLNFEIDVAKHSIKKLNDIPDETRRLK
- a CDS encoding toxic anion resistance protein; its protein translation is MTENNSNLLKNTGNIMDDILTNPFGDTPEMQLQPSPQQQGSKPVKLIDVIPEENRQRAYQLAEQIDPKNHQAMIQYGTQAQGKLLTFSHAMLEHVQKKDVGEVGEIINDLMKHLHNMNPEELSADKPSFFARMFGKLSGSVQEILSKYQKTGTQIDRISVKLDRSKNVLLSDIGMLEKLYETNKEYFNALNIYIAAGELKLEELHEKTIPQLKKEAEASQDQMKFQEVNDMIQFADRLDKRLYDLKLSREITIQSAPQIRLIQNTNQALVEKIQSSIVTAIPLWKNQVAIALTLIRQRHAVEAQKQVSKTTNELLLKNAEMLKTNTIETAKENERGIVDIETLKKTQESLITTLEETLRIQEEGRTKRRQAEQDLSAMENELKLKLLEIKDK